A stretch of DNA from Hydrogenophaga sp. SL48:
GCAACCTGGGGCTGGCCGCTCCGGTGGTGCACCGCCAGCCCATGCAAACCGCCTGATCCTTGCGAGGAATGCGCCCACGGTGCCACGCGGCCCAACGCGCAAAGGCAGCCCCTCTCTGCAGGGCACGTGGTCAACAGCCACGCTGCCCAGCAGACTCCACCCTTCCCTGCAGCCCCTTTTCTTGAAAACCATCACATGAACTACGAAGAACGCGACAGCTTTGGCATGTACGCCGCCGCCACCGTCCTGGACGACACCGTCCCCAACCGCAATCGCGGCCCAGGCCCCTACCTGATGGGCGCTGACACTTTGTTGGGCAACGACGTGGTCAATGCCAGGGACCAAGACCTGGGCGACATCAAGGAGATCATGCTCGACATGCGCACCGGCCTGGTGAGCTATGCCGTGCTGTCGTTCGGCGGCTTTCTGGGTCTGGGGGAGAAGCTGTTCGCTGTGCCCTGGTCTGCGCTGAAGCTGGACACCAACAACAAGCGCTTCGTGCTCGATGTGAACATGGACCGCCTCGAAAGCGCACCCGGTTTCGACAAAAACGACTGGCCCGACATGGCCGACACCGCCTGGGAAAAAGGTGTTCATGACTACTACGGCACCCAGCCACACGTGGCCCCCCGCGGCAGTTGATCGGGCGGTCAGGGCAGCGGGCCGAACACCTGTTCCAGGCTCAGTTGGTCGGGCAGCACATAGATGGCAGCGGCCCGGGCGGAGAACACGGGCAGCAGGTGGGCATCGAAAAACCCGGCCGGCACATTGATGCAGCCGTAGGAAATGCGGTTGTCTTCGATGGTGTCGGAGGCCAGGCGCTGCAAGCGCCGCTCGGCGGGCTGGTGCGCGCGCACGCGGTGCATGGACACGGCCGCGTCGTAGTCGACCCACACCACCTCTTCCCCCGTGAGGTTGCGACCCAGTCGGCCGTTGAAGCGGCCCGCCGGCGTGGTCCGTTCTTCGGGGAGCACGTCGGCAATGGCCTTCTGTCCGATACCGGGCACCGAATGATCGCCCAGGGCCGAACCAATCAGCACGGCGGTGTGGGCTTGCAGCCGGGCCATGGCGTCAAACACGTACAGCCGCGCTGCCTGCTTGTCGACGACGACAAAGGGCATGGCAGCATGGTCCTGCGTGCCCACGCTCCAGCTGGCGATCCGCTTCACCTGTTCAGATGCAGGTACCACACCCAGATCCGCACGGTGCGGCGGGATGAACGGCAGCGCCGGGACGCCCGCCGCGAGCTCCCCCGGCGGGCTCTGTTCGGGCGTGCCGCTCGGCATGAGCAGCACCACGACGGTGAAGCCCGCGATCAATCCGGTGCGCAGCTCGGCGATCACCCGCGCAACGGTGTGTTGTTCAGCAGGAAACGGCAAGCCTGTGCCGCGGTTGAGGGGCGCAGGCAACGGGCCAGATGAAGGCGGCATGGTGGTTGCGGCGTGAGCCAGTGGCACAAGGCCGGCGACCCGGCATCCACCCACGCTGTCGCAGCGAGGATGACACCGGGCCGGGTGGCGTGCCGATCAGTTGCGGTCGGCGCGGGCCACAGGTTGGTCCATCGTGGACGCATCCTGGTTCATGGCGGGGGCGGTCATACCACCGCTCGCGGGAGGCGTCACCAAAGGCTGTACCTGAACCGTCGGTTCAGTCGCTGGCGTGGCGGTGCCAGGCGTGGACTGGGCATAGACCAGTCCGACAGTGCCAGCGACGGTGAGTGCGGTCAACGAAGCGGTGAGAAGTTTGGACGTGAGCATGGAAGTTTCCTTTCGGCTGCAAGCAGCACATTTCGTGTTCAGCCGGGAATTGCCGACCGGGTTTCAGCGTAGGTGGCGGCCACCCGAGGGGTCTGTACGCCCGCGTACCAACGCTTCGTCCTGCATGTAAGACATTGCGTCTGGCGCGGGGTGCGTTGGTGCGCTGCCGAACCGACCGGTCTGCGCACCTGCGCCAAGATGGTTCTTTAAAGAATGAAAGGAACAGACATGGCTCAAAGCGCAAAGATTGTGGGCAAGGTGGAATACCGGGGCGGCGATGGCCCGGCCGTGGAGATCCGCGAAGGCCCGGTGGAGGTGTCGGTCTCGACGGCCGACGCCACCCTGAGCTGGGTGGACGAGGATGTGCATGGCTCGGCGGCCATGCCCATCGGTGACTTTCGCCGCTATGTGAAAGAAGGGAAGATCAAGCTCGATGGACCGGTACAGGCCGAGCCTGAGCCGTCACCAGCGGGCCAGCCGCCGGTGACCTGAGGCCGGCCATCAGGACGACCGGTCGGAAAGGTCGAACGTCTTCACCAGTGTCGCCGGATTGCCGCTGACCACCACACCGGCTGGAACGCTGGACCGCACCACCGATCCCGCACCCACCACGCTGTCGTCGCCTATGGTCACCCCTTTCAGGACGATGCAGCCATAACCCACCCAGACGTTCGC
This window harbors:
- a CDS encoding PRC-barrel domain-containing protein, whose protein sequence is MNYEERDSFGMYAAATVLDDTVPNRNRGPGPYLMGADTLLGNDVVNARDQDLGDIKEIMLDMRTGLVSYAVLSFGGFLGLGEKLFAVPWSALKLDTNNKRFVLDVNMDRLESAPGFDKNDWPDMADTAWEKGVHDYYGTQPHVAPRGS